GATGCACAGGGCCTGCTGCGCGGCTGCCTGAACGCGACCTGCATGAACAGCGCAGGCCCTCGGGAAAGCCAATACCTGACGCTGCAACTGGTGATCATGTATGCGCGCCTGATCGAAAATGCACATTTCCGCCAGAGCTACCGCGACCGCTTGACCTTGTCCCTCAAGCCCCTCGATGAAATCGCCGACTTGGCCAACGAACAGTTACTGGCGCTTGATGAAAGCGGTCGCATCATCGGCGCCAACCGTGCCGCCTTTGTCGCCCTGGACTTGGCTGAGGGTCCGGCACTGCTGGGCACCGTCATCGATCGCCTGCTGCCAACCACGGTGGACGAGCTGCTCAAACTCACCAACGGTGGCGCCCAAGGCGTGCGTTTGCGTGGTCTGCGGGATGAGGCGTTGCTGGAGGTCGGCCTGCGGATCCCGTCTCAACAGCACCGCCCCCGCCCCGTCGCCCGCCCTGCCCCTGACGCACACCCGGACCTGCAACAACTCGCCGGCCTCGACCCCCAACTGCAACAGAGCGTCCACCGGGTGCGCAAGGTGATCGACAAAGGCATCCCGATTTTGATTACCGGCGAGACCGGCACCGGCAAGGAAGCCTTTGCCCGCGCGATCCACCACGCCAGCCTTCGTCGCGCTGGGCCTTTCGTCGCACTCAATTGCGCAGCCATTCCGGAGACCCTGATCGAGAGCGAGCTGTTCGGCTATCGCGCCGGCAGCTTTACCGGCGCGAACCGAAAAGGCATGAAGGGCAAGTTGGAACTGGCGAATGGCGGCACGCTGTTTCTCGATGAAATTGGCGACATGCCCGCCCATTTGCAAACCCGCTTGCTAAGGGTGCTGGCGGAGCGGGAAATCGCGCCGCTGGGGGCTGAAGTGCCGGTGGCGCTGGACATCCAGGTGATCTCGGCGACTCACCAGGACCTGCCCACGATGATCGGCGAGAAGCGCTTTCGCGAAGATCTGTTCTATCGGCTCGCCGGCATGAACCTGGCGCTGCCCGCCTTGCGCGAACGCAGTGACCGCGCCGCGCTGATCGAGCAACTGCTCGCGGCACAGGACGAAACCCGCGCGCTACGACTGAAAGCGGATGCCCGTCAGTGCCTGCTCGACTACCACTGGCCCGGCAATATCCGCCAACTCCTCAATAGCCTGCGCTACGCGGTGGCCCTGGCTGAAAACGGCGTTATCGACCTGGACTGCTTGCCCAGCGAAGTGCTGGCGCCACAGCGCCTGTCACTGTCCGCCAACACCACACCGTTGGCCGTCAGCTTGGGCGAACAGCTGGGCGACGAAGAGTCCCGTCGCCTGCTGGCAACCCTGCGCCAGCATCGCTGGAACATCAGTGCCGCCGCTACCGACCTGGGCATCTCCCGCTCCACGCTGTACCGCAAGATGAAAAAGCATGGCGTCGTCGCGCCCAACGACCAGTTCTGATACGCCCAGAAAAATGCCGGCGCCCTTGCGGGTGCCGGCATTTTTCTCGCCAGATCACACTTGGATGTAAACCACGTGGGTATGGGTGTACTCATACAAGCCGTGCTTGCCGTCCGCGCCGCCAATGCCGGACTTGCGCGCCCCGGCATGGAAGCCCTGCATCGCTTCGAAGTTCTCTCGATTGATGTAGGTTTCGCCGAAATCCAGCTCGTTGCTCGCGCGCATGGCGGCACTCAGGCTGCGGGTGTAGATCGATGACGTCAGGCCGTACTCGCTGTCATTGGCCAGGGCGATGGCTTCGTCCAGGCCTTCGACAATCTGGATCGGCAGCACCGGGCCGAAGATCTCCTGGCGCATGATCGCCATCTCGCCACCACACCCAGCCAGCACCGTCGGCTGGTAATGGAAGCCCTGGCCCTTGTCGGCCACCGCGCCGCCCGTGACCACTTCAGCCCCCTGCTCCTTGGCAATGGTGACCATCCGCGCAACCTTGTCCAGCGCCGCCTGGTTGATCAGCGGCCCCATGTCCAGATTGTCCTCGGCCAACGGGTCGCCGTAGCGGGTCGCGGCCATCGCGGCGGCGATCTGCTCGATGAACTGATCGGCGACCTTGCGCTCGACATACACCCGCTCGGCGCAGTTGCAGACTTGCCCGGTGTTGATCACCCGCGAAGCCGTGATCGCCTTGACCGCGAGGTCCAGGTCGGCGTCCGCCAGCACGATGGCCGGCGCCTTGCCGCCGAGTTCCAGGTTGAGCTTGGTGATGTTCGGCGCCGCCGCGGCCATGATCCGCGAGCCGGTGCCGACGCTGCCGGTGAAGCTGATCAAGTCGATGCCGGCATGGCGGGTCAGGTTATGCCCCACGGTCGCCCCCGTGCCGCTGACGACATTGAACACCCCGGCCGGCAGGTCGGTCTCGGCCACCAGACGGGCAAACTCGAAGCAGTTGATGGGCGTTTCTTCGCTGGGCTTGATCACAATGGTATTACCGGTCACCAGCGCCGGCGCCATCTTGCGAGCGATCAGGAAGAACGGAAAATTCCACGGCAGGATACCGGCCACCACACCCAGGGGCTTGCGCAGCAGGAATATGCTTTCGCCAGCGCGGTCGCTGGTCAGCACCTCGCCCTCAAGGCGCCGTGCCCACTCGGCCATGTAGTCCAGGTAATCGGCGGTGAAGTTGACTTCCACCCGCGCCAATCCCAGCACTTTGCCTTGCTCGGCGGTGATGATATGGGCGAGTCGTTCGGCGTTGTCGCGCACTTTGCTGGCGATTTTGCGCAGGTAGCCGGCGCGCTCGATGGCCGGGCGGGCGGCCCAGCTTTTTTGCGCCTTGCGCGCTGCGGCAATCGCCGCTTCGACTTGCTCGCCGCTGGCTTCGGGCACCCGCGCCAGTAAAGCGCCGTTGGCCGGGTTGTGCACCTCAATGCTTGGGTCGCTGGGAATGAAGGCGTTGGCGATGAAGTTCTGGTAATTGATGATCTCGGTCATGTGCTTGCTCTCGCGGTCAGTTTCAGAACGATGCAGGTGCATTCATTTGGCGGTGAAGGTTTTCCAGACCCCGCCTTCCTGCTGCAGGTCGTGGGCGCGCTTGATCAGGTATTGATGGATCTGCTCCACCTGTTCCGGCGTGAAGGCGTCGGCGAAGGACGGCATGCCATCCGGCACTCGACCGCCGTAGAGAATGCCGAGGAACATCTGGTGTTTTTCCGCCGTCAGCTTGCGCAGGTCCGGCAGCACGCCGCCGCTGACTGCATGAATGCCGTGGCATTGGGAGCAATAGCCGTCGTAGAGCTTGGCGCCGGCGTCCACTGCGGCCAGGTCGCCGGTCAGGGGCGGCGGTTTCGGGGTGTCGGCGAGCGGTGCCGGCTCGTTGAGTTTCGCCGTGCCGCCCAGCTTGTAGGTCAACACCTGGGAGAACGGCCGGACCCCGGCGCGCAAGGACAAGGCACCGGCAAAGGTCGAGAAGGCGCCGCCCCATCCGGCCATGAACGTCACGTACTGCTCACCGTCCACGCTGTAGGTAATCGGCGCCGCCATCACACCGCTGGCCGCCGGCTGCTCCCAGAGTTTCTTGCCGCTGTCGGCGGCATAGGCGATCACCCGGCCGTCGGCGCTGCCCTCGAACACCAGGTTGCCGGCGGTGCTCAAGGTGCCGCCGTTGAAGATCGTC
This genomic interval from Pseudomonas alvandae contains the following:
- the aldA gene encoding aldehyde dehydrogenase encodes the protein MTEIINYQNFIANAFIPSDPSIEVHNPANGALLARVPEASGEQVEAAIAAARKAQKSWAARPAIERAGYLRKIASKVRDNAERLAHIITAEQGKVLGLARVEVNFTADYLDYMAEWARRLEGEVLTSDRAGESIFLLRKPLGVVAGILPWNFPFFLIARKMAPALVTGNTIVIKPSEETPINCFEFARLVAETDLPAGVFNVVSGTGATVGHNLTRHAGIDLISFTGSVGTGSRIMAAAAPNITKLNLELGGKAPAIVLADADLDLAVKAITASRVINTGQVCNCAERVYVERKVADQFIEQIAAAMAATRYGDPLAEDNLDMGPLINQAALDKVARMVTIAKEQGAEVVTGGAVADKGQGFHYQPTVLAGCGGEMAIMRQEIFGPVLPIQIVEGLDEAIALANDSEYGLTSSIYTRSLSAAMRASNELDFGETYINRENFEAMQGFHAGARKSGIGGADGKHGLYEYTHTHVVYIQV
- a CDS encoding sigma-54-dependent Fis family transcriptional regulator yields the protein MTLHSAQPIPSELAAFVNDHFSGRGLKPDGVIAQSWYRSVVEHRLDPGAASRKNILSAEDIRRHQEQHQQYLSIASQGVSGLARRVVPAGFAVLLSDERGITLDSRLPDQPDIYTQSGLVVGAQWEESVVGTNGIGTTLAAAQPLIIHREEHFLASNFGLSCSVAPIFDAQGLLRGCLNATCMNSAGPRESQYLTLQLVIMYARLIENAHFRQSYRDRLTLSLKPLDEIADLANEQLLALDESGRIIGANRAAFVALDLAEGPALLGTVIDRLLPTTVDELLKLTNGGAQGVRLRGLRDEALLEVGLRIPSQQHRPRPVARPAPDAHPDLQQLAGLDPQLQQSVHRVRKVIDKGIPILITGETGTGKEAFARAIHHASLRRAGPFVALNCAAIPETLIESELFGYRAGSFTGANRKGMKGKLELANGGTLFLDEIGDMPAHLQTRLLRVLAEREIAPLGAEVPVALDIQVISATHQDLPTMIGEKRFREDLFYRLAGMNLALPALRERSDRAALIEQLLAAQDETRALRLKADARQCLLDYHWPGNIRQLLNSLRYAVALAENGVIDLDCLPSEVLAPQRLSLSANTTPLAVSLGEQLGDEESRRLLATLRQHRWNISAAATDLGISRSTLYRKMKKHGVVAPNDQF